In one Streptomyces marincola genomic region, the following are encoded:
- a CDS encoding gas vesicle protein K, protein MEGREARIELDRDSVERDLMKLILTIIELLRQLMERQALRRVDVGDLTEEQEERIGLTLMLLSERMDELRGRYGFEPEDLNIDLGPLGPLLPR, encoded by the coding sequence ATGGAGGGACGCGAGGCTCGGATCGAGCTGGACCGCGACTCGGTGGAACGCGACCTGATGAAGCTGATCCTGACCATCATCGAGCTGCTGCGCCAGCTGATGGAACGCCAGGCGCTGCGCCGGGTCGACGTGGGCGACCTGACCGAGGAGCAGGAGGAACGGATCGGGCTGACGCTCATGCTGCTCTCGGAGCGCATGGACGAGCTGCGCGGGCGCTACGGCTTCGAACCCGAGGACCTCAACATCGACCTCGGCCCGCTCGGCCCGCTGCTGCCGCGCTGA
- the gvpO gene encoding gas vesicle protein GvpO, producing the protein MAEKNTEAQRQDDDRPRPVLDVMRAAGAEFAELTGLRPEAVTRLEKSGDGWVLDAEVLELARVPETMSLMATYEVTVGPDGEVTGYRRIRRYERGRSDG; encoded by the coding sequence ATGGCAGAGAAAAACACGGAAGCACAGAGACAGGACGACGACCGACCTCGTCCGGTTCTCGACGTCATGCGCGCGGCGGGCGCGGAGTTCGCCGAACTGACGGGCCTGCGCCCCGAGGCGGTCACCCGGCTGGAGAAGTCGGGGGACGGCTGGGTGCTCGACGCGGAGGTTCTCGAACTGGCCCGCGTGCCGGAGACCATGAGCCTGATGGCCACCTACGAAGTCACCGTGGGGCCGGACGGCGAGGTCACGGGCTACCGGCGCATACGGCGTTACGAACGAGGGCGGTCGGACGGCTAG
- a CDS encoding GvpL/GvpF family gas vesicle protein yields MTGQAPLWYVYAVTPAGDPAALPEDLRGVADAPLRTLAQDGLTAVASPVAAADFDEEPLRQRLEDLAWLEATARGHQRVIDALTAAPGCVLPLRLATVCRDEAGVRRLLAGNRERFLDAIERLDGRAEWGVKVFADAPERTEAAPATGRDYLRQRARRRRTDEEAWQRAEAAARAVHERLDEVAELSRLHPPQDARLSGESGRNLLNGAYLVPREREEEFCELAGRLAGELGGPRLNLTGPWAPYSFAQVTDLAPEREPERAG; encoded by the coding sequence ATGACCGGCCAGGCACCCCTGTGGTACGTGTACGCGGTCACCCCGGCCGGGGACCCGGCGGCGCTGCCCGAAGACCTGCGCGGCGTGGCCGACGCGCCGCTGCGCACCCTGGCACAGGACGGGCTGACCGCGGTGGCCAGTCCCGTGGCCGCCGCCGACTTCGACGAGGAGCCGCTGCGGCAGCGCCTGGAGGACCTGGCGTGGCTGGAGGCCACGGCCCGCGGCCACCAGCGGGTGATCGACGCGCTGACGGCCGCGCCCGGCTGCGTGCTGCCGCTCCGGCTGGCCACCGTCTGCCGGGACGAGGCCGGGGTGCGGCGGCTGCTCGCGGGGAACCGGGAGCGGTTCCTCGACGCCATCGAGCGCCTGGACGGCCGCGCCGAGTGGGGCGTGAAGGTGTTCGCCGACGCCCCGGAACGCACCGAGGCGGCGCCCGCCACCGGCCGCGACTACCTGCGGCAGCGGGCCAGGCGGCGCCGGACGGACGAGGAGGCGTGGCAGCGGGCCGAGGCGGCGGCCCGCGCGGTGCACGAACGGCTCGACGAGGTCGCGGAACTGTCCCGCCTGCACCCGCCCCAGGACGCGCGGCTCTCCGGGGAGTCAGGGCGCAACCTGCTCAACGGCGCCTACCTGGTGCCGCGCGAGCGGGAGGAGGAGTTCTGCGAGCTGGCGGGGCGGCTGGCCGGTGAACTGGGCGGTCCCCGGCTCAACCTGACGGGGCCGTGGGCTCCGTACTCGTTCGCGCAGGTGACGGACCTCGCGCCGGAGCGCGAGCCGGAGCGCGCCGGGTGA
- a CDS encoding SRPBCC family protein, with translation MTDAASTPGDRVKQEAAAFATAQAERLLVATSRGLGRATAKLTDIAEGRSMGTVKLAMATGKKTAEGKSPLRSVVEAGAAGVKDKVSSGAVGVKEKVASGAVGVKDKVASKVHKPNLSLPRSESKDSAGKGKFLTVIEDIDVGVPVREAYDQWTQFQDFGDFAKGVQGVDQVDDTTTNWRAKVAFAKRSWQAHITEQVPDERIAWTSEGGKGTTKGVVTFHRLGDTLTRVLLVIEYYPKGLMERTGALWRAQGRRARLDLKNFRRFVMLRGEATGEWRGEIERGEVVVGHDEAVADERDERDEHDEREEHGERGAKGRRDSADDEIADEAEAAEEETEREARS, from the coding sequence ATGACTGACGCCGCGAGCACCCCGGGGGACCGAGTGAAGCAGGAAGCCGCGGCCTTCGCGACGGCCCAGGCCGAGCGGCTGCTCGTGGCGACGAGCCGCGGCCTCGGCCGGGCGACGGCCAAACTCACCGACATAGCCGAGGGCAGGAGCATGGGGACAGTGAAACTGGCGATGGCCACGGGCAAGAAGACCGCCGAGGGCAAGAGCCCGCTGCGCTCCGTCGTGGAGGCGGGCGCCGCCGGGGTCAAGGACAAGGTCTCGTCCGGCGCCGTCGGCGTGAAGGAGAAGGTCGCCTCGGGCGCGGTCGGCGTGAAGGACAAGGTCGCGTCCAAGGTGCACAAGCCGAACCTGTCCCTGCCGCGGAGCGAGAGCAAGGACAGCGCGGGCAAGGGCAAGTTCCTGACGGTCATCGAGGACATCGACGTCGGCGTGCCGGTGCGCGAGGCGTACGACCAGTGGACGCAGTTCCAGGACTTCGGCGACTTCGCCAAGGGCGTGCAGGGCGTCGACCAGGTGGACGACACCACCACGAACTGGCGGGCCAAGGTGGCGTTCGCCAAGCGCAGTTGGCAGGCGCACATCACCGAGCAGGTGCCGGACGAGCGGATCGCCTGGACCTCGGAGGGCGGCAAGGGCACCACGAAGGGCGTCGTCACCTTCCACCGGCTCGGTGACACGCTGACCCGGGTCCTGCTGGTCATCGAGTACTACCCGAAGGGCCTGATGGAGCGGACCGGCGCGCTGTGGCGCGCCCAGGGCCGGCGCGCGCGCCTTGACCTGAAGAACTTTCGCCGGTTCGTGATGCTGCGCGGCGAGGCCACCGGCGAGTGGCGCGGCGAGATCGAGCGCGGCGAGGTCGTGGTCGGCCACGACGAGGCGGTCGCGGATGAGCGCGACGAGCGGGACGAGCACGACGAGCGCGAGGAGCACGGCGAACGCGGTGCCAAGGGCCGCCGCGACTCCGCGGACGACGAGATCGCGGACGAGGCGGAGGCGGCCGAGGAGGAGACCGAAAGGGAAGCGCGGTCATGA
- a CDS encoding class I SAM-dependent methyltransferase, producing MTEDWLRHNRENWDDRVGVHAASDFYDLPGFRAGEDHLRPFEPEELGDVSGRRLLHLQCHMGQDTLCWARRGARVTGLDFSAQAVRTATGLAADTGLADRARFVVSDVYDAVAALGGERFDIVYTGLGALAWLPDLPRWAGVVAALLADGGTLYLVEFHPFTELLADDGASVVRDYFERQGQVYDHPYTYTDGPPLTRTTQVQWHHPLGEIVSALAGAGLRVDFLHEHATTTWARFPALERVSAREYRYRAGEPRVPLLFSLRATRPA from the coding sequence ATGACCGAGGACTGGCTGCGCCACAACCGCGAGAACTGGGACGACCGGGTCGGCGTGCACGCCGCGAGCGACTTCTACGACCTGCCGGGCTTCCGGGCGGGCGAGGACCACCTGCGGCCGTTCGAGCCGGAGGAACTGGGTGACGTCTCAGGGCGCCGCCTGCTGCACCTCCAGTGCCACATGGGCCAGGACACGCTGTGCTGGGCGCGGCGCGGCGCCCGGGTCACCGGGCTCGACTTCTCCGCGCAGGCGGTGCGCACGGCCACCGGGCTCGCGGCCGACACCGGACTCGCGGACCGCGCCAGGTTCGTCGTCTCGGACGTCTACGACGCCGTCGCCGCGCTCGGCGGGGAGCGCTTCGACATCGTCTACACCGGCCTCGGCGCGCTGGCGTGGCTGCCCGACCTGCCGCGCTGGGCCGGCGTCGTCGCCGCGCTGCTGGCCGACGGCGGCACGCTGTACCTGGTGGAGTTCCACCCGTTCACCGAACTCCTCGCCGACGACGGGGCCTCGGTGGTCCGCGACTACTTCGAGCGCCAGGGCCAGGTCTACGACCACCCGTACACCTACACGGACGGGCCGCCGCTGACGCGGACCACGCAGGTGCAGTGGCACCACCCGCTGGGCGAGATCGTCAGCGCGCTCGCCGGGGCGGGCCTGCGCGTCGACTTCCTGCACGAGCACGCCACCACGACGTGGGCGCGCTTCCCCGCCCTCGAACGGGTCTCCGCCCGTGAGTACCGGTACCGGGCGGGCGAGCCGCGCGTGCCGCTGCTGTTCTCGCTGCGCGCGACCCGCCCCGCCTGA
- the gvpJ gene encoding gas vesicle protein GvpJ: MTTAVATTQPAAPRTSSGGGSGTLYDVLELILDRGLVIDAFVRVSLVGIEILKVDVRVVVASVDTYLRFAEACNRLDLEAGPKKDPGVPELVGGMMESGARGKTKGALAGAAETISDAFRQGRDGTDDEEAEKEPRRARRSTSSRREKDAE; this comes from the coding sequence ATGACCACAGCAGTCGCGACCACGCAGCCGGCGGCGCCCAGGACGAGTTCGGGCGGCGGCTCCGGCACCCTCTACGACGTGCTCGAACTCATCCTCGACCGCGGTCTGGTGATCGACGCGTTCGTCCGCGTCTCACTCGTCGGCATCGAGATCCTGAAGGTCGACGTCCGGGTGGTGGTCGCCAGTGTCGACACCTACCTGCGGTTCGCCGAGGCGTGCAACCGGCTCGACCTGGAGGCCGGGCCGAAGAAGGACCCCGGTGTTCCGGAGCTCGTGGGCGGAATGATGGAGTCCGGCGCGCGCGGCAAGACGAAGGGCGCGCTCGCCGGCGCGGCGGAGACGATCTCGGACGCGTTCCGGCAGGGCCGGGACGGCACCGACGACGAGGAGGCCGAGAAGGAGCCGCGCCGCGCCCGGCGTTCGACGTCCTCCCGGCGTGAGAAGGACGCGGAATGA
- a CDS encoding gas vesicle protein, translated as MSDELASREIALVDLLDRLLAGGVVLAGHLTLRIADVDLVRIDLRAMIASVASLADDAQGGEPVAATAGGTAPALAPGPRETHDTHTTHGTEHRDTAGA; from the coding sequence GTGAGCGACGAACTGGCCTCGCGCGAGATCGCGCTGGTCGACCTGCTCGACCGGCTGCTCGCGGGCGGCGTGGTGCTGGCGGGGCACCTGACGCTGCGGATCGCCGACGTGGACCTGGTGCGCATCGACCTGCGGGCGATGATCGCCTCCGTCGCCTCGCTCGCCGACGACGCCCAGGGCGGCGAGCCGGTGGCGGCGACGGCGGGCGGGACCGCCCCCGCCCTCGCGCCCGGCCCGCGGGAAACGCACGACACGCACACCACGCACGGCACGGAGCACAGGGACACCGCCGGCGCCTGA
- a CDS encoding gas vesicle protein: MTSPAPRGAYGGGSSLSEIGGGGSANLADILERVLDKGVVIAGDIQVNLLDIELLTIKIRLLVASVDKAKEMGIDWWEQDPSLSSGARTREPAEEIERLRDRVAALESRRKEETS; this comes from the coding sequence ATGACCTCCCCGGCACCGCGCGGCGCCTACGGCGGCGGCAGCAGCCTGTCGGAGATCGGCGGGGGCGGCAGCGCGAACCTCGCGGACATCCTGGAGCGGGTTCTGGACAAGGGCGTGGTGATCGCCGGGGACATCCAGGTGAACCTGCTCGACATCGAACTGCTCACGATCAAGATCCGCCTGCTGGTCGCCTCCGTCGACAAGGCCAAGGAGATGGGCATCGACTGGTGGGAGCAGGACCCCTCGCTGTCCTCCGGCGCCCGCACGCGGGAGCCCGCGGAGGAGATCGAGCGGCTGCGCGACCGCGTGGCGGCCCTGGAGTCCCGCAGGAAGGAGGAGACCTCATGA
- a CDS encoding gas vesicle protein GvpG, producing MAFGLLREVLLLPLAPTRGAGWVLGQVVAEAERTYYDPAVVQRELAALEEDLISGAIDEEEFDRREDELLDRLHPTHDWMTR from the coding sequence ATGGCGTTCGGGCTGCTCCGCGAGGTCCTGCTGCTCCCGCTCGCCCCGACGCGCGGCGCGGGCTGGGTGCTGGGGCAGGTCGTCGCCGAGGCGGAGCGCACGTATTACGACCCGGCGGTGGTGCAGCGCGAACTGGCGGCCCTCGAAGAGGACTTGATCAGTGGCGCGATCGACGAGGAGGAGTTCGACCGGCGGGAGGACGAACTCCTCGACCGTCTCCACCCCACTCACGATTGGATGACACGTTGA
- a CDS encoding BCCT family transporter, translating to MPGDKRGETVLGGRRRTLLGPHTDPVVFGVAAAVTLAFVLWGASSSESLADVSGDMLSSVIHNAGWAFVLAASGFVVFALWLAVSKYGRITLGKEGEEPEFRTVSWIAMMFSAGMGIGLMFFGVNEPLSHYVSPPPGAAPADSGDSMATALATSLFHWTLHPWAIYAVVGMAIAYSTFRRKRRQTISAVFTPLIGERHANGAVGKAIDILAIIATLFGSAASLGLGALQIGSGIEELDWMSSVGTGMLVLIIAVLTTAFVLSAVSGIAKGIQWLSNINMVLAAVLALFLFVVGPTVLILDLIPTSLGTFLSDLPDMAARTEASGGEGIAEWLSGWTVFYWAWWISWTPFVGMFIARISRGRTVRQFVGGVILVPSTVSLLWFAILGGTGMREEENGANITAEATPEGQLFAVLNEYPLAGVTALLVMVLVGIFFVSGADAASIVMGTLSQRGALEPGRVLVVFWGVLTGAVAAIMLLISEDGETALDGLQNLTILAAVPFTLVMVGLCAALMRDLRRDPLILRGERGEEAVEMAVIAGHEKYNGDFELRIGPGSNGVDVQVGPEPGAGPGTNGAGGNGTPAARD from the coding sequence GTGCCAGGCGACAAGAGAGGCGAGACCGTCCTGGGCGGTCGGAGACGAACGTTGCTCGGCCCGCACACGGACCCGGTCGTCTTCGGGGTCGCCGCCGCGGTGACGCTCGCGTTCGTGCTGTGGGGCGCCTCGTCCTCCGAATCGCTGGCCGACGTCTCGGGCGACATGCTCAGCAGCGTCATCCACAACGCCGGGTGGGCGTTCGTCCTGGCGGCCTCGGGTTTCGTCGTCTTCGCCCTGTGGCTGGCCGTCAGCAAGTACGGCCGGATCACCCTGGGCAAGGAGGGTGAGGAGCCGGAGTTCAGGACCGTGTCCTGGATCGCCATGATGTTCAGCGCCGGGATGGGCATCGGCCTGATGTTCTTCGGTGTCAACGAGCCGCTGAGCCACTACGTGAGCCCGCCGCCCGGCGCCGCGCCCGCGGACAGCGGCGACTCGATGGCCACGGCCCTGGCGACCTCGCTGTTCCACTGGACGCTGCACCCGTGGGCGATCTACGCGGTGGTCGGCATGGCCATCGCCTACAGCACGTTCCGGCGCAAGCGGCGGCAGACGATCAGCGCGGTGTTCACGCCGCTCATCGGCGAGCGGCACGCGAACGGCGCCGTCGGCAAGGCCATCGACATCCTGGCCATCATCGCCACCCTCTTCGGCTCGGCCGCCTCCCTCGGCCTCGGCGCCCTCCAGATCGGCAGCGGCATCGAGGAGCTGGACTGGATGTCCAGCGTGGGCACGGGCATGCTGGTCCTCATCATCGCCGTGCTGACCACGGCCTTCGTGCTGTCGGCCGTCTCCGGCATCGCCAAGGGCATCCAGTGGCTCTCCAACATCAACATGGTGCTGGCCGCGGTGCTCGCCCTGTTCCTGTTCGTCGTCGGCCCCACGGTGCTGATCCTCGACCTGATCCCGACCTCGCTCGGCACGTTCCTCTCCGACCTGCCGGACATGGCCGCGCGGACCGAGGCGAGCGGCGGCGAGGGCATCGCGGAGTGGCTGTCGGGCTGGACGGTCTTCTACTGGGCGTGGTGGATCTCCTGGACGCCGTTCGTCGGCATGTTCATCGCCCGCATCAGCCGGGGGCGCACCGTCAGGCAGTTCGTCGGCGGTGTGATCCTGGTGCCGAGCACGGTGAGCCTGCTGTGGTTCGCCATCCTCGGCGGCACCGGCATGCGCGAGGAGGAGAACGGCGCGAACATCACGGCCGAGGCCACCCCCGAGGGGCAGCTGTTCGCCGTGCTGAACGAGTACCCGCTCGCCGGCGTCACCGCGCTCCTCGTGATGGTCCTCGTCGGCATCTTCTTCGTGTCCGGCGCCGACGCGGCGTCCATCGTCATGGGCACGCTCTCCCAGCGCGGCGCGCTCGAACCCGGTCGCGTCCTGGTCGTCTTCTGGGGCGTCCTGACCGGGGCCGTCGCCGCCATCATGCTGCTGATCAGCGAGGACGGCGAGACAGCGCTCGACGGCTTGCAGAACCTGACGATCCTCGCGGCCGTGCCGTTCACCCTGGTGATGGTCGGCCTGTGCGCGGCGCTGATGCGCGACCTGCGGCGCGACCCGCTCATCCTGCGGGGCGAGCGCGGCGAGGAGGCCGTGGAGATGGCCGTGATCGCCGGCCACGAGAAGTACAACGGCGACTTCGAGCTGCGGATCGGTCCCGGTTCGAACGGCGTCGACGTGCAGGTCGGCCCGGAGCCGGGCGCGGGCCCGGGCACCAACGGGGCAGGCGGCAACGGGACGCCCGCCGCTCGCGACTGA
- a CDS encoding GvpL/GvpF family gas vesicle protein yields the protein MSTYVYGIARAGSPRLLPDGLTGVGDPPRPVRALRAGGLVAIASDCPPGLRPKRRDLFAHQRVLTVVSAGGAVLPLRFGSVSADDAAVRAALTEHAALHHQQLDSVADRVEYNVKAAHHEDVILRRVVAESPEIRRLNEATRSGGAAYQDRLRLGELVADAVREREESDARAVEEALRPHAGDSRPGPDGTGRVVNVSYLVGRDEAAGFLAAVDRLREESPQLDLRVSGPLPPYSFVRMEPAEAA from the coding sequence ATGAGCACCTACGTGTACGGCATCGCGCGGGCCGGGTCCCCGCGCCTCCTCCCCGACGGGCTGACCGGCGTGGGCGACCCGCCGCGCCCGGTGCGCGCGCTGCGCGCCGGCGGCCTGGTGGCCATCGCGAGCGACTGCCCGCCGGGGCTGCGCCCCAAGCGGCGCGACCTGTTCGCCCACCAGCGGGTCCTGACCGTGGTGTCGGCCGGCGGCGCGGTGCTGCCGCTGCGCTTCGGCAGCGTGTCGGCGGACGACGCGGCGGTCCGCGCCGCGCTGACCGAGCACGCGGCGCTGCACCACCAGCAGCTCGACAGCGTGGCCGACCGCGTCGAGTACAACGTCAAGGCCGCGCACCACGAGGACGTGATCCTGCGGCGGGTCGTCGCGGAGAGCCCGGAGATCCGGCGGCTGAACGAGGCCACGAGGTCCGGCGGCGCCGCTTACCAGGACCGGCTGCGGCTCGGGGAGCTGGTGGCCGACGCGGTGCGCGAGCGGGAGGAGAGCGACGCGCGCGCCGTCGAGGAGGCACTGAGGCCGCACGCGGGCGACAGCCGCCCCGGGCCCGACGGCACCGGCCGGGTGGTGAACGTCTCCTACCTGGTGGGGCGCGATGAGGCCGCCGGGTTCCTCGCGGCCGTCGACCGGCTGCGCGAGGAGAGCCCGCAGCTCGACCTGCGGGTCAGCGGCCCGCTGCCCCCGTACAGCTTCGTGCGGATGGAACCGGCCGAGGCGGCCTGA